TTAAATCTATTAATCTACCAGGAGTTGCTACTACAATATGCGTAGTTCTTTTAAGATTGTTCATTTGTCTGTCAATCTTTTCTCCACCAAAAACAGCTTCTACAAAAATTTGTTTTTCACTAAACTTAGTAAATTTAAATAATTGTTTTTTTATTTGCTGTACCAACTCTCTTGTTGGCGATAAAATTAACGCTTGTATATGATCTGAACTTGCATCTACATGATGTAAAATAGGCAACCCAAAAGCGGCAGTTTTACCCGTACCCGTTTGTGCTAAACCAATAAAATCTGTTGGCGAATTCAATAAAATTGGTATTGCTTTCTCTTGAATTTCTGAAGGTTCAGAGATTCCTAATTCTTTAATTGCTTGAATATATTCTTTGGTAATTCCTAAGGAAGAAAAAGTTGACATTTTGTATTTAAATTTTATGCAAAGATACTTTTATTTAGGAGGTTGTAATACTTTTAAAACATTTTCTCTAATTCTTGCTGGCTTAAATGTTTTAGAGTCTAACATTGCCCAAACTGTTTTGGCTTTTACCAACAAAAGATCTTCCTTATAAAACTCCATAAAACGAATAGAAGTAATCCCTTTGGTCTCACCTACCCACGTTTTTACAGTGATTTCGTCTCCTAAATTAGCTTGTTTTAAATAATCTATTTCATGCCTCATTACCACCCAAACATATTGCGGTAAGGGATTATCTTTTGTTAAATGAGCCCAATGTGTAGTTGCTATTTTATCCATCCATGTTACATAGACCAAGTTATTTACGTGTTGTAAATTGTCTATATCTTTTGATGAAACGGTAATGGTAAGTGTAAAAACGTTTTTCAAACTTTATCAATTTTAGCAAACATAAAAATTTTAAGATATCTATAACAATTATTGATGATAGATTTACAAATAACTTGCCGTTTATGGCGATATTTGTAAAATATTATGACAGAATTAGCAAACGACCTAGGCACCAAAAAAATAAGTAAATTAATAGTAAAACAAGCACTTCCTGCTACTATAGGAATTCTTGTAATGTCTTTAAATATGATTGTCGACACTATTTTTGTGGGACAATGGATTGGGGTTTTAGCAATTGCTGCCATTACCGTAGTTTTACCAATTGCTTTTTTAATTTCTTCTATAGGAATGGGCATTGGTATTGGAGGTAGTTCTATTATATCGCGAGCTTTAGGTGCAGGTAATTCTGAAAAAGCATTTTTAACATTTGGTAATCAGGTTTCTTTAACCGTAATTTTAGCAATTCTTTTTGTAACTATTGGTAACTTTTTTAGTGTACCTATTCTAAATTTATTTGGCGCAAAAGGAGATATTTTACCAATTGCATCAGAATATTTTAGTGTTATTATATACGGAGTTCCTTTTTTGGCTTTTGCAATGATGGGAAACCCAACAATTAGAGCAGAAGGAAAACCAAAATTTGCCATGTATGCAATGATGGTACCTGCGGTTTTAAATGTGGTTTTAGATATTATTTTTATCAAATATTTTAATTGGGGAATGTGGGGTGCTGGTTTAGCAACTACTATTTCTTTTTTAAGCTCCGGATCGTATATTTTGTACTTCTTTTTATCTTCTAAAAGTGAATTAAAAATTATTCCTAAAAACTTTAAATTAGATTTTAAAATTGTTCGTGAAATTGTAGAGTTAGGTGGTGTTTCTGTGGCTAGACAAGGTACAATAAGCGTATTAATGATTGTTTTAAACTATTCATTGTTTAAATATGGAGGAGAAATATCGATTGCCGTATTCGGAATCATTAATCGTGTAATGATGTTTGCTCTTTCTCCTGTTATGGGAGTTTCTCAAGGTTTTTTACCTGTTGCGGGATATAATATTGGCGCTAATGAAAATGATAGAGTTAAAGAAACCATTAAAAAATCTATTTTATATGGTTCTGTTTTAGGTACCATTATCTTTATAACGATCTTATTTTTTAAAGAAGAAGTTATTTGGATTTTTACCAATGATGCCACCTTGTTAGATAAAACACCCAACGCCATGCTCATTGTCTTTTTAGCAACACCTGTTATTACCATGCAATTAATTGGTTCTGCTTATTTTCAGGCTGCCGGTAAAGCTTTACCTGCTTTATTTTTAACGCTTTTAAAACAAGGGTTCTTCTTAATTCCGTTAGCTTATTTTTTACCTAAATATTATGGTATTAATGGTATTTGGTGGTCTTTTCCTATTGCTGATGTTTTATCTACAATTATTACCGTATTGGTTTTAAAATGTGAAGTGGATAGAAATTTGAAATAGCAAAAAGAATTTCGAAATAACAATTGCACTTTAAACCTGAAACTTGAAACAAATTAAAAACTCCGCGAACCTCTGTGCTTTCTCCATGAATCTCAACGAAACACCCCAACTCTAAACAATACTCTCCCCATTTAAATTAGTGGTTAAAACATCACTAAACAGATTAAAAAACGGACGTAAAGCTTTAAAACTTTCATCTAATTCTTCTAAAAAATTAGGCGATAAAACTTCAGCATCTGTAAAATTTCTGATAGCTATAAATCCTTTTTTACGCAATAAATCGATGTCTTTATGTTCTTTATCAAACCCTCTTGGAGCCGATTTTAATTCGTCTCCTTCGAATTTACCTCCAAAATATTTTTTAAAATCTTTGTCTTCTAAAATCTCTCTAAATTCTACTGCATCTTGTTCAATCTCTTTTCTTAACCTATATAAATCCTCTTTTTCTGGTTGCCAAAACCCACCTCCCAACATAGATTCTCCGGGTTTAATTTGCAAAAAATAGCCACCACGTAATTGTTTTCCTAATCTAGAAAAAGAAACTGCAAATCTTGGGTTGTAAGGCGTTTTATCTTTAGAAAAACGAACATCTCTATAAATTCTATAGATTTTCATTTTATCAATTTCATCATGCTTTTCTAAATCTGTTTGCATTTCTAAAAAGATTTCTTTTACCTGTTTCTGCATAGCAACAAAGGTTGGTTTGTGTTCTGTAAACCAATCTCTATTGTTATTTTTTTGTAAATCTTTTAAAAACTCTAAACTGTCTTTTTGAAACTGCATTTTGCTACTGTTTATTTTTAGATTTTCAATGTACAAATTATTCTATAAATGAAAATTATAAAATTGTAAATTTGAAGAAATAATGACACATCAAAAAACAAAAGATATTCAGAAAAGATACGACGGTTTTCTGCAAACACCTTGCTTGTGGAACGGTAATTCTGTGTATGGCTTAAATCAACTTAAAATCGAATCAAATTCAACAAAGATTGATATTAAAATCGATGAAAAAATCCGTTTGGGTAAATATATAGAACGTTTTGTTTCTTATCAACTAGCACAAGAAAAAGAGATTTCTATTGTTTGTGAAAATATTCAAATTCAAAGAGAAAAAATTACTTTAGGCGAGCTAGATTGCATCTTATTAAAAGAAGACAAACCAATTCACTTAGAAGTAATTTACAAGTTTTATTTGTATGATATTTCTGTTGGAACTTCTGAAATAGAGCATTTTATTGGTCCGAATAGAAAAGACTCTTTAGTAGAAAAACTGAATAAATTAAAGGACAAACAATTACCTCTGCTCTACTCTAACGAATGTGTTTCTTATTTAAAAACCATCAACTTAAACACTACAAATATTGAACAACAAGTTTATTTTAAAGGACAGTTATTTGTTCCTTATTTAGATAAAAACATTCAATTATCCGTATTAAATAAAGATTGCATTGTTGGGTTTTACATCAACAAAAACCAATTAGCACAATTTAAAGGTTGTAAGTTTTTTATTCCCAATAAAAAAGATTGGATTGTAATTCCGCATAAAAACGTAAACTGGTTAACTTTAGACAATTTTAACCAAGCTTCCGAGGTCTATTTTCAAAGAAAAAGTTCGCCACTTTGCTGGATGAAAAAGCAAAATGGCGAACTTGTAAAAATATTTTTAGTTTGGTGGTAATGCTCTAACTTTCCGTTTAATTTTTATCTACAATATCTCCAGAACCTACCGTTTTGGCATCTACATGTTTAGGATTTCCTTTGTAATACACATTACCAGAGCCTACTAATTTTGCTCTAATTTTAGATTTTACAGTTACTTTAATACTTCCAGAACCAGCAACATTTGCATACACCTCTTCAGTTTCTAAACCATAAGCACTAACGCTACCCGAACCCGCAATAGAACAAGTTAAATCATTCGCATTTCCTTCTAAATTAATATTTCCAGAACCACCAATAGAAGCTTTAATAGCGTCTGCAGTTACTTTTAAATCAATGTTTCCAGAACCTCCTAAATTCACTTTAAAATTGTCTGCTTTAATTAACGATGTTGCAGAAACATTTCCAGAACCACCTAAAGCAACACTTTCTATATGCTGATAAGGCACCGTTATAGTTACTTTTTTTGTTGAATTTATATTGGTATTTTTCTTATACTGAATTTTTAAAACACCCTTAGAAATTTCTGTTTCTAAATAAGGAATAATGTTTTCTTCTCCTTTAATGGTAATTTTACCTTCTTTTCCTTTTACTAGAATTACATCAAAAGAACCACCTACAGAAACGCCTTCATAATCTGCAGTTGTTCTTGTTTCTGTAACTACATTTCCGTTTCCTTTTATTTTTGTACTATTTCCAAACCAATTTTGTGCATTTACAGCAAAAGAGATGGTTAAAATTAAACTGGTTAGAATCGTTTTTTTATTCATGATTGTTATTGTTTAGGTTGATTGTTTTTAATCTTATTTAATACTTACGCCTCCATACTGAGAAGTAATCTTCAATTTAGAGTTGGTATTTCCTTTTCCGAATTTACCTTCGTAATATTTTTTTGTCGACTTAGAAATACTTTTAAAAAGTTCTATCTTATCATCATCTCTACTAAAATTAGCATACTCTAAATCGATTGTAAAATCGAAAACGGCATCTGGATCTACATTAATTCTGATACCAGCATATTCTCCGTTGATATCAACGTTTTCGAAACCCTTTACTAAGTTTTTTACTGTTAAAGAACCATAATCTGTATCAATTGTAAGGTTTTTCTTTACTGCTCCAAAACGCATACTAACATAGTCAGAATTTCCATGAATATTATCCGCCTCATCAATAGAAATAGAACCATAATCACAATTAAAATTAACACTTCCTGCCTTTTCTAATTTTGTGTTTGAATAATCTGAATTGATTTTTATTTGTTCAGAAGCTTCTATAGTTAATTTAGAATAATCAATATTTACATTACCACTTTTCATGTAATGAATTGTAGAACTCGGAGAATAATCTAAGTTAATATCATTATCTTTGGCAAACAAATTACCTATAGAAACTTTACCATAATCGCAATTAATAACTGCCCTACCCTCTAAATTATCTAAGTAAATATTACCATAATCATTGTTTAAAGCTACAGAATTAGATCTAGGCATTTTTACTACGTAATTAATTTTATAGTTGATACTTTTACTCTTACCAAACCAAGACCAACTACTTTTTTTATTACTGATAATTGTTTTTACATCTACCAAAGAGGCATTTGCATTAAACGCTATATCAATGGTAGAAAATTTTTCTTCAACATACTCTAAATCATCTCCTTGTACTGTAATTTCTACTTCGATTTCTACCGTGCTTTTATTCCAAGTAGTAATATTTACATTACCATATTTATTGTTTAAAGATACTTTAGCATCTGCATTTACGGTAAAAACCTTTTTAATAACCTTATTTTTTTCATGTCTCTTTGTATCTTCATTAGCTTGCACTAACAAAGGGATAAAAAGAAATAATAAAGTAATTTTATATATAAATTTCATCATTTAAAAGATTAGGGTTTTTAATATGTTCTATTTGTTTTAAAGTATTTTCTAAAACATCTAAACGCTGTTGATAATTTCTAATCATGGCATTTATAATTTTTCTTTGTTGCCCGTTTTTATTTAATTCTATAATAAAAAAAGTATATTCTTCTTCTAATTCTTCTAATTTCTCTAGAGCACTTTCTATAATACGTTCTGTATCTAAGTTCCTATTTTTTTCTACTGTTTTTAATTCTTGTCTTATGGTAGAAACAAAATAACTTTGTACTTCTTCCATTTTAGGTGAAACATCTGCCAAGTCCATTTGTCTTTTTTGATGATTGCTTCCCAACCAAAAGCCAAATATTAAAACTACTGAAGCTGCAACCGACAACCATTTCCAAGAAGTTTTAACAGTTTTCTTTTGTTGATTTAATTTGCGTTCAAAGCGTTCTAAATGCCCTGTATGCGGCTCTTGAAAGTCGAATTCATTTTCAGAAAAAAATTGATTTAATTTATCTTCCATACGCTTGTGCTTTACTATTTTCTGCAAGTAATACTTGCTTTAATTTCTTTTTTGCTCTAGAAACAGTGGTTCTCACATTTTCATTGGTATAGTTTAAAATCTGAGCAATTTCTTCATAATCATATCCTTCTATTAAATGTAAGGTTAACACCAATCTGTAATTTTCTTTTAAACTTTGCAAACAACGCAATACATTTTTTGCTTGTAACCCTGTATAATCAATAGTTTCTTCTTCTACATCATCATCAGGAATCACTTCCATTTTTACTTCTTGATATCGGTTATTCTTTTTTAATTGCGTTAAACTTTTATTGATCACAATTCTTTTTAACCAAGCTCCAAAAGTTACTTCACCTTTATAACTATCCATCTTTGTAAAAACCGTTAAAAACGCTTCTTGCATAATATCTTCCGCTTCAAAATTATCTTTTAAAATACGATATGCAGTATTGTACATTGCTTGGTAATAGGCTTTGTACAAATCTAACTGAGCGTTTTTATCCGACTTTTTGCAGCGTTTTAAAAGGTTGGTTATATGTGGTTGATTAGTTTCCAATAAAACGTTTGTATTCTATAGACAAATATGTTTTTAATTTGTGACAGTTTCTATAAATAAAATTACTCTTTTTTTGAAAAGAACAACTTTACATACTTTGCAATACCGTACGTGCTTCATTTTTAGTTGCTACTTTACACAAACTCCAATGTAAATCGTATTGGATACTTTCTCCAAGAACCAATTTCTTTTCCGGACTTAAACATTCTAGCTCTGTAAACAAATGATTGCCAAAAATAGTAACAGATGTTCCGTTATCTGGATACGTAGCTTTTTCTTCAAAATTAAATTGCTCTACAAATAAAGTGTTTTCTAAATACCCTGCAACCCATTTTTTAGCATCTAAACCTATCTTTTGTGGAAATTCTTCAGACGATTTTAAGGTGATAATATCATTATTTAGTACTACATTTTCTTCTGCGTAATTTTTTGCATCTGGCCATTTAGAAATTGTAAAACCATCTTTAAAAACACTATTTTTATTAATGCCTGCAAAACTAACATTGGGTGTTTTTATTTTTGATAAACTCCAAATAGTCAACGGAATGTTTTCTAATTCTTGATTCTTTGCAGCTACTTTTTTAATCAATTCTTGTTGAATGTTAACTCGTGTTCCTTGTTTAGAAATTGTGATGGTTCTTTTTATCTGAATGCCTAATAAGGTACTAATCGGACTTTCTAAAACAATACCATTCGCTAAAAAAGTAACTGAATAAGCACTTGCATTTATATAAGGATCTGGCACATGCCTAGAACCTGTTATTAAATGAAGATAATCTTCAGAACATGGTAAAACTCTATTTCCACCAACATTTGGCGCCTCAATGTTAGCTCCATTTTTAAAATATGCATCTTTAGTAAATGCAACACCTTCTAGCGCTTTATTCTCATACAGAACATTTTCTCCATCAATAAAACCATAATGCATAATGCGTCCAGTTTCTGGTACCACTAAAACTTTAATTTCAGCATTTGAAATGACTATTGTTTCTTTCCATCCTTTATAAAGGATATTTTTAATTTGTATGGCAGACATCTGTGTTATTTTCTATTGCAAAAATGATGAAAAAAAAAGGGAAGTACTTATATTGATACTAACAATAGATAATTATTTGTTTTAATAGTACTTTTGAATCTGAACAAATCTGCTTTTTAATTTCTATGGATAAAAAAATAAAGAAGCCTTGGCCTACAAAAAAAGCCATGGAACAGGTATATGAACTAAATCTTTGGGGAAGCAATAACACTGAATTTTATTCTGGTTCTGGCTCTCATCAACTAGAAATAATAACACCTTATATTGATGTTGTTCGTGCCTTTTTAAAAACATTTAAAACACCAATTACGGTTTGCGATTTAGGTTGTGGAGATTTTAACATTGGCAAGCAATTGGTTCCTTTTACCAAGAATTATATTGCTGTAGATATTGTTTCAAATTTAATAGATCACAATACAAAAACCTTTAAAGCAGCAAATTTAGAATTCCGTTGTTTAGATATTGCTGTAGATAATTTACCCGCTGCAGATTGTGTTATCTTAAGACAAGTATTGCAACATTTATCTAATAAAGAAGTACAAAGTATTGTAAATAAATTAGACAATTATAAATACATTATCCTCACAGAGCATTTGCCTTCAGGAAACTTTACACCCAATAAAGATATAATATCCGGACAAGGAATTCGAATTAAAAAACAAAGCGGAATAGACTTATTAGCAGCACCTTTTAATTTAAAAGTGAAAGATGAGAAACAATTATTATCTTATGTTTTAAAGGATAATAAAGGGATTATTATAACTACGCTCTACAGTTTGCTTTAAATTAATAATCTTGCACCAAAACCTCTGTAGGAATATGTAATTTTAAATTTAAGTTTCTAATCATTTCTAAAGTCAGTTTTCTTTTTTTGTTTAAAATTTCACTTACACGACTTTTAAACCCAATAACTTCAGCCAAATCTTTTTGCTTTAACCCCATTTGCTCCATTCTAAATTTAATAGCCTCAATAGGATCTGGAAAGCCAATAGGGAACACCTCATTTTCATATTTATCAATTAAAATTGATAGAATCTCTAATTCATCACCAGTTTTTGTGTCTTTTTTAGCATCAAAAATTACCTCTAACCTATCTAAAGATTTTTGATAATCTACTTCATTTTTTATTGGTTTAATATTCATCTTAAATTTCGTTTGCGTTAACTTTATCATATGCTGCGTGTGTACCTAGAAATCGAATCCAACATATTTGGTATTCTAAATTAAACTTCACAATTAACCTATAATTATTTCCTTTTATATTAAACACTACTCGGTTATCCGTTAAAATACTAGCACTTGGATATTCCTTTTTTAATTCATTGAAAGATTCCCAGTTAGCTCTTTCCATTTCTCGGTACCAAGCTGTTAGTTGCTGTTCCGAATCGGAATGTTTTAACCAAAAATCCCTTAAAGTTCGTTTTGCAATAACTCTCACATGTTTTTTCTTTAAGCAAATATACAAAAAGTTCCCGAAACGGGAATATTTAAATATATACAATGAATAAAACTGAATCAAACTAAATTTAAACCTTGGCACAACAATTGTTTTTATATATTAGAGATTCAGAAAATAGATAATTAATTTACTGATTATCAACAAACTAAAAATAACGAATTGACATTGATTTTACAGTTTTTAAAAATCAATGTCAGTATGACAGAGATATAACAGATGAGCAAACCAAAAATAATGCATTTAGACAATTTGTCGCTACATAGCATGTTAAATGAAGATTCAGAATTAATTCCGTTAATGACTCCAGAAGATGAGGAGATTATTAACAAAGAAAGCGTTCCGGAAGTTTTAGCTATTTTACCTTTAAGAAACACCGTATTGTTTCCAGGAGTTGTAATACCTATTACTGCAGGTAGAGACGCTTCTATACAGTTGATAAAAGATGCCAACAAAGGCGATAAAGTAATTGGAGTTGTTGCTCAAAAAAATGAAGAAGTAGAAGAACCTGGTTTAGCAGACATTCATACAACAGGTGTTGTTGCCCAAATTTTACGTGTTTTAAAAATGCCTGATGGCAACACAACCGTTATTATACAAGGTA
The nucleotide sequence above comes from Polaribacter butkevichii. Encoded proteins:
- a CDS encoding head GIN domain-containing protein, producing MNKKTILTSLILTISFAVNAQNWFGNSTKIKGNGNVVTETRTTADYEGVSVGGSFDVILVKGKEGKITIKGEENIIPYLETEISKGVLKIQYKKNTNINSTKKVTITVPYQHIESVALGGSGNVSATSLIKADNFKVNLGGSGNIDLKVTADAIKASIGGSGNINLEGNANDLTCSIAGSGSVSAYGLETEEVYANVAGSGSIKVTVKSKIRAKLVGSGNVYYKGNPKHVDAKTVGSGDIVDKN
- a CDS encoding helix-turn-helix domain-containing protein → MNIKPIKNEVDYQKSLDRLEVIFDAKKDTKTGDELEILSILIDKYENEVFPIGFPDPIEAIKFRMEQMGLKQKDLAEVIGFKSRVSEILNKKRKLTLEMIRNLNLKLHIPTEVLVQDY
- a CDS encoding DUF4097 domain-containing protein, whose translation is MMKFIYKITLLFLFIPLLVQANEDTKRHEKNKVIKKVFTVNADAKVSLNNKYGNVNITTWNKSTVEIEVEITVQGDDLEYVEEKFSTIDIAFNANASLVDVKTIISNKKSSWSWFGKSKSINYKINYVVKMPRSNSVALNNDYGNIYLDNLEGRAVINCDYGKVSIGNLFAKDNDINLDYSPSSTIHYMKSGNVNIDYSKLTIEASEQIKINSDYSNTKLEKAGSVNFNCDYGSISIDEADNIHGNSDYVSMRFGAVKKNLTIDTDYGSLTVKNLVKGFENVDINGEYAGIRINVDPDAVFDFTIDLEYANFSRDDDKIELFKSISKSTKKYYEGKFGKGNTNSKLKITSQYGGVSIK
- a CDS encoding DUF2461 domain-containing protein; translation: MQFQKDSLEFLKDLQKNNNRDWFTEHKPTFVAMQKQVKEIFLEMQTDLEKHDEIDKMKIYRIYRDVRFSKDKTPYNPRFAVSFSRLGKQLRGGYFLQIKPGESMLGGGFWQPEKEDLYRLRKEIEQDAVEFREILEDKDFKKYFGGKFEGDELKSAPRGFDKEHKDIDLLRKKGFIAIRNFTDAEVLSPNFLEELDESFKALRPFFNLFSDVLTTNLNGESIV
- a CDS encoding acyl-CoA thioesterase; translation: MKNVFTLTITVSSKDIDNLQHVNNLVYVTWMDKIATTHWAHLTKDNPLPQYVWVVMRHEIDYLKQANLGDEITVKTWVGETKGITSIRFMEFYKEDLLLVKAKTVWAMLDSKTFKPARIRENVLKVLQPPK
- a CDS encoding MATE family efflux transporter, encoding MTELANDLGTKKISKLIVKQALPATIGILVMSLNMIVDTIFVGQWIGVLAIAAITVVLPIAFLISSIGMGIGIGGSSIISRALGAGNSEKAFLTFGNQVSLTVILAILFVTIGNFFSVPILNLFGAKGDILPIASEYFSVIIYGVPFLAFAMMGNPTIRAEGKPKFAMYAMMVPAVLNVVLDIIFIKYFNWGMWGAGLATTISFLSSGSYILYFFLSSKSELKIIPKNFKLDFKIVREIVELGGVSVARQGTISVLMIVLNYSLFKYGGEISIAVFGIINRVMMFALSPVMGVSQGFLPVAGYNIGANENDRVKETIKKSILYGSVLGTIIFITILFFKEEVIWIFTNDATLLDKTPNAMLIVFLATPVITMQLIGSAYFQAAGKALPALFLTLLKQGFFLIPLAYFLPKYYGINGIWWSFPIADVLSTIITVLVLKCEVDRNLK
- a CDS encoding DUF1853 family protein; the encoded protein is MTHQKTKDIQKRYDGFLQTPCLWNGNSVYGLNQLKIESNSTKIDIKIDEKIRLGKYIERFVSYQLAQEKEISIVCENIQIQREKITLGELDCILLKEDKPIHLEVIYKFYLYDISVGTSEIEHFIGPNRKDSLVEKLNKLKDKQLPLLYSNECVSYLKTINLNTTNIEQQVYFKGQLFVPYLDKNIQLSVLNKDCIVGFYINKNQLAQFKGCKFFIPNKKDWIVIPHKNVNWLTLDNFNQASEVYFQRKSSPLCWMKKQNGELVKIFLVWW
- a CDS encoding class I SAM-dependent methyltransferase, producing the protein MDKKIKKPWPTKKAMEQVYELNLWGSNNTEFYSGSGSHQLEIITPYIDVVRAFLKTFKTPITVCDLGCGDFNIGKQLVPFTKNYIAVDIVSNLIDHNTKTFKAANLEFRCLDIAVDNLPAADCVILRQVLQHLSNKEVQSIVNKLDNYKYIILTEHLPSGNFTPNKDIISGQGIRIKKQSGIDLLAAPFNLKVKDEKQLLSYVLKDNKGIIITTLYSLL
- a CDS encoding RNA polymerase sigma factor gives rise to the protein METNQPHITNLLKRCKKSDKNAQLDLYKAYYQAMYNTAYRILKDNFEAEDIMQEAFLTVFTKMDSYKGEVTFGAWLKRIVINKSLTQLKKNNRYQEVKMEVIPDDDVEEETIDYTGLQAKNVLRCLQSLKENYRLVLTLHLIEGYDYEEIAQILNYTNENVRTTVSRAKKKLKQVLLAENSKAQAYGR
- a CDS encoding type II toxin-antitoxin system HigB family toxin — encoded protein: MRVIAKRTLRDFWLKHSDSEQQLTAWYREMERANWESFNELKKEYPSASILTDNRVVFNIKGNNYRLIVKFNLEYQICWIRFLGTHAAYDKVNANEI